A section of the Pedobacter sp. HDW13 genome encodes:
- a CDS encoding site-specific integrase — MLTPKIILYVHKTYADNTHPIMLQYVKNGKPIRKVLGRCKKQDWLKSTNRVSSKNIEAPRINNDIEYALKNFGITKVLNFKAYFENIIENYRLKEQVSRHDVNKVVLAQLLEFDKDVDFEDITESFIYKFAAFLRDVKKNNPNSIKEKMHVLGKVLSGAKKAKMIKENALDDITFNKQRSTKTKLNVSEIQQIMSLELSGKMAESRDIFIASIFLRGIRIGDLITLKASNIIDNRLVYEERKTGKIHNIGIVEALKNIIDRWMVGNEFDYIFSFMDTDANVDKFIYKKAVKNAISKLSRYLKIIGEKIKITKNISPHAARHFFSKIANSTIKDTSITKDLIGHSSLAIHEGYISEISDDLVMDEYAEKVLENLKASQ, encoded by the coding sequence ATGCTTACACCAAAAATCATTCTTTACGTTCACAAAACTTACGCGGATAATACTCATCCGATAATGTTACAATATGTTAAGAACGGTAAACCTATAAGAAAGGTTTTAGGCCGTTGCAAAAAGCAAGATTGGCTTAAATCCACAAATAGAGTTTCTTCAAAAAATATTGAAGCTCCGAGAATAAACAATGATATCGAATATGCTCTAAAGAACTTCGGTATAACTAAGGTACTAAATTTTAAAGCCTATTTTGAAAATATAATAGAAAATTATCGGCTAAAAGAACAAGTTTCTAGGCACGATGTAAATAAAGTTGTACTTGCTCAGCTGCTTGAGTTTGATAAAGATGTCGATTTCGAGGACATTACGGAGTCATTTATCTATAAATTCGCGGCATTTTTAAGAGACGTAAAAAAAAACAATCCTAACTCAATAAAGGAAAAAATGCACGTTCTCGGCAAAGTTCTATCTGGAGCTAAAAAAGCCAAAATGATTAAAGAGAATGCTCTGGACGATATAACTTTTAATAAACAGAGATCCACTAAGACTAAGCTAAATGTTAGTGAAATACAACAGATAATGAGTTTGGAACTATCTGGTAAAATGGCTGAGTCAAGAGATATTTTCATTGCCAGCATATTCTTACGAGGTATTAGAATCGGAGATTTAATCACACTTAAGGCATCAAACATTATTGATAATCGCCTGGTTTATGAAGAGCGGAAAACCGGCAAAATTCATAACATAGGAATTGTTGAGGCTCTGAAAAATATTATTGATAGGTGGATGGTCGGCAATGAGTTTGACTATATCTTTTCCTTTATGGACACAGACGCGAACGTTGATAAGTTTATATACAAAAAAGCGGTAAAAAATGCCATTTCGAAGCTGAGCAGATACTTAAAGATTATCGGAGAGAAAATAAAAATTACAAAAAACATCTCTCCACATGCGGCTCGTCACTTTTTTTCGAAAATTGCCAATTCAACGATAAAAGATACCAGCATCACAAAGGATCTTATTGGACACTCATCGTTAGCTATTCATGAGGGCTATATCTCGGAAATATCCGACGATCTTGTTATGGATGAGTATGCTGAGAAAGTTTTAGAAAACTTAAAGGCCTCCCAATAA
- a CDS encoding 4Fe-4S dicluster domain-containing protein: MAIKITDECINCGACEPECPNNAIYDAGTAWRFSDGTNLNGIIDFGNQQIEADATQEAVSDEVYYIVSDKCTECKGFHDEPQCAAVCPVDCCVDDEDIRETEEELLAKKAWLHQEG; this comes from the coding sequence ATGGCAATTAAAATAACAGATGAGTGTATAAATTGTGGGGCATGTGAACCAGAATGTCCAAATAACGCAATTTACGATGCCGGAACTGCATGGCGTTTTTCTGATGGTACCAATTTAAACGGTATCATTGATTTTGGTAATCAACAAATCGAAGCTGATGCAACTCAAGAAGCAGTTTCAGACGAAGTATATTATATCGTATCTGATAAATGTACTGAATGTAAAGGTTTTCATGATGAGCCTCAATGTGCGGCAGTATGTCCGGTTGATTGTTGCGTAGACGACGAAGATATCCGCGAAACAGAAGAAGAATTATTGGCTAAGAAAGCCTGGTTACACCAGGAAGGTTAA
- a CDS encoding universal stress protein: MNFKKILIAVDNSTCSEKAAKAGYDMAEKFGAEVALVNIIEPIPANVNPDLTLAPVFLETYDNSEENSHVLLKEMEAKYSKEIKTTYLSIVDTAAHGIIQQSDEWGSDLIVIGTYGRTGLYHFLMGSVAEHVARKSACPVLIIPNKCEVD; this comes from the coding sequence ATGAATTTTAAAAAAATATTAATTGCCGTTGATAATAGCACCTGCTCAGAAAAAGCGGCAAAAGCCGGTTACGACATGGCAGAAAAATTTGGAGCAGAAGTAGCATTGGTTAATATTATCGAACCTATCCCAGCCAACGTAAATCCTGATTTAACATTGGCACCTGTGTTTTTAGAAACCTACGACAATAGCGAAGAGAACAGTCATGTTTTGCTCAAGGAAATGGAAGCAAAATATAGCAAGGAAATTAAAACAACTTATTTAAGCATTGTAGATACCGCAGCACACGGCATTATCCAGCAGTCAGACGAGTGGGGGTCTGACCTGATTGTAATTGGAACCTATGGCCGAACCGGATTGTACCATTTTTTGATGGGCAGTGTAGCCGAACACGTGGCCAGGAAATCAGCTTGTCCGGTTTTGATTATCCCTAATAAATGTGAGGTGGATTAA
- a CDS encoding C40 family peptidase — translation MENQYGICRVAVAPLRADASDRSEIVSQLLFGDHVEILQKEERWWLVQNGYDGYEGWMDFRQLAPVSQNEFAEMHDCHLLAPLSFNNTLTAEDGSLYHLCPGSNLPFLKNEFCYVGSERYKIGFDVHDNHKTDFKADVTATAKFFQNIPYLWGGRNLFGLDCSGFTQLVFKLLGIKLNRDASQQAEQGELVGFLAECKPGDVAFFDNDEGKITHVGIMLSPNEIIHASAKVKIDPIDDQGIFNKELGKYSHKLRIIKRFVE, via the coding sequence ATGGAAAACCAATACGGTATTTGCAGGGTTGCAGTAGCACCTTTGCGGGCAGATGCATCAGATCGATCGGAAATTGTATCACAACTTTTATTTGGCGACCACGTCGAAATTCTTCAAAAGGAAGAACGTTGGTGGCTGGTTCAAAATGGATACGATGGTTATGAAGGTTGGATGGATTTCAGGCAACTAGCACCCGTTAGCCAGAACGAATTTGCAGAAATGCACGATTGCCATTTGCTGGCGCCTTTAAGCTTTAACAATACCCTTACCGCCGAGGATGGTAGTTTATACCACTTGTGCCCGGGTAGTAACCTTCCGTTTTTAAAGAACGAATTTTGCTACGTTGGCTCTGAGCGATATAAAATCGGCTTTGATGTGCACGATAATCATAAAACAGATTTTAAGGCTGATGTTACAGCTACAGCCAAATTTTTCCAGAATATCCCGTATCTGTGGGGTGGACGAAATTTATTTGGTTTAGACTGTTCGGGTTTTACGCAATTGGTGTTTAAACTGCTGGGCATCAAATTAAACCGCGATGCTTCGCAACAGGCCGAACAGGGTGAACTGGTGGGATTTTTGGCCGAATGTAAACCAGGCGATGTTGCTTTTTTTGATAACGATGAAGGCAAAATTACGCACGTGGGGATTATGTTAAGCCCGAACGAAATTATCCATGCCTCGGCGAAAGTCAAAATAGATCCGATTGATGACCAAGGGATTTTTAATAAAGAGCTAGGCAAATATTCACATAAACTCAGAATTATTAAACGGTTTGTGGAATAG
- a CDS encoding WD40 repeat domain-containing protein, translated as MLKHIQTLPGHQNPVYALAHSDQDDIFFSAGNDKGIVEWSLAQLAFVRVKMPVQSSVYYLHYYNNQLFVGERSGAFSIYDLTKQEVVVRVNAHLKPIFNIKTVQSKNELITTGEDGTVAVWSLTDFKEIYRFQAAYDTVRTIALSPDETEIAFGCKDHLIKIYNLSDYSLKQNLEGHKLPVTALAYHPENRYLISGSRDAQLKIWSLPNYELLQTIPAHMFTVYDIAFHPTLPYFATSSQDKSIKLWDAENFKLYKILSLEKAGIGHTHSINKIVWSNDGKYLISTGDDKQVMIWEME; from the coding sequence ATGCTCAAACACATACAAACCCTTCCAGGCCACCAAAACCCGGTATATGCACTCGCACATTCCGATCAGGATGATATATTTTTTAGTGCCGGTAACGATAAAGGCATTGTAGAATGGTCTTTAGCTCAGCTGGCTTTTGTTAGGGTTAAAATGCCTGTGCAAAGCTCTGTTTATTACCTGCACTATTACAACAACCAGTTATTTGTTGGCGAAAGAAGTGGTGCTTTTAGTATTTACGATTTAACCAAACAGGAAGTTGTTGTGCGTGTGAATGCACATCTGAAACCGATTTTCAACATTAAAACTGTTCAATCCAAAAATGAACTCATTACCACAGGCGAAGATGGAACAGTTGCGGTTTGGTCCTTAACCGATTTTAAAGAGATTTACCGCTTCCAGGCGGCTTATGATACCGTAAGAACCATTGCACTCTCTCCGGATGAAACGGAGATTGCCTTTGGCTGTAAAGACCATCTGATTAAAATCTATAACCTGAGCGATTACAGCCTGAAACAAAACCTCGAAGGACATAAACTTCCGGTAACAGCTTTGGCTTATCATCCCGAAAACAGGTATCTAATTTCGGGAAGCCGCGATGCACAGCTTAAAATATGGAGTTTGCCCAATTACGAATTGCTGCAAACCATCCCGGCGCACATGTTCACGGTTTACGATATTGCCTTTCACCCTACACTGCCTTATTTTGCAACTAGCAGCCAGGATAAGAGTATTAAACTATGGGATGCCGAAAATTTCAAATTGTATAAAATTTTAAGTCTCGAAAAAGCAGGAATTGGCCATACCCACTCCATCAATAAAATTGTTTGGAGCAATGATGGCAAATACCTCATCTCAACCGGTGATGATAAACAGGTGATGATTTGGGAGATGGAATAA
- the hisIE gene encoding bifunctional phosphoribosyl-AMP cyclohydrolase/phosphoribosyl-ATP diphosphatase HisIE yields MNIDTSSLDWDKTAGLLPVIIQDYKTLEVLMLGYMNAEALEKTQAEGKVTFFSRSKNRLWTKGETSNNFLYVKELFVDCDNDTILIKADAVGPTCHTGSRSCFKTDFNQNFIFELENIINDRYENPVEGSYINKMRSKGLNKIAQKVGEEGVETVIAALAESEEEFIGEASDLLFHLMFLLKEKGLSIQDIAKNLEKRHK; encoded by the coding sequence ATGAACATCGATACATCATCTCTTGATTGGGATAAAACTGCAGGTTTATTGCCTGTAATCATTCAGGATTATAAAACCTTAGAGGTTTTAATGCTGGGCTACATGAACGCTGAGGCCTTGGAAAAAACCCAGGCCGAAGGCAAAGTAACCTTCTTTTCACGCTCAAAAAACCGCCTCTGGACGAAAGGAGAAACCAGCAATAACTTTTTGTATGTAAAGGAGCTTTTTGTTGATTGCGACAATGATACCATTCTGATTAAAGCTGATGCCGTTGGCCCTACCTGCCATACTGGTAGCCGCAGCTGCTTTAAAACAGATTTCAATCAGAATTTCATTTTTGAATTGGAAAATATCATCAACGACAGATATGAAAATCCTGTAGAAGGTTCGTACATCAACAAAATGCGCAGTAAAGGTTTGAACAAAATTGCGCAGAAAGTTGGCGAAGAAGGCGTTGAAACCGTAATTGCTGCACTTGCCGAAAGTGAAGAAGAATTTATTGGCGAAGCATCAGACCTGCTTTTCCACCTGATGTTCTTGCTAAAAGAAAAAGGCTTATCAATTCAGGATATTGCTAAGAATTTAGAGAAAAGACATAAATAA
- the hisF gene encoding imidazole glycerol phosphate synthase subunit HisF, producing MLSKRIIPCLDVKDGRTVKGVNFVDLRDAGDPVELAAQYAQQGADELVFLDITATHERRKTMIEMVKSVARQLNIPFTIGGGITEIADAEALLNAGADKISINSAAVRNPKLIKELAKAFGVQFVVLAVDTKHVDGKNMVHLNGGRLITELETENWIKQAEDLGAGEILLTSMDHDGTKAGFDCGLLSKVNQMINIPIIASGGAGNMDHFTEVFQKANVDAALAASVFHYGEILIPDLKHELSRNQIPVRI from the coding sequence ATGCTTTCAAAAAGAATAATCCCTTGTTTAGACGTTAAAGATGGCCGCACGGTAAAGGGTGTAAACTTTGTTGATTTACGCGATGCAGGCGACCCTGTGGAGCTGGCGGCGCAATATGCACAACAAGGTGCCGACGAACTGGTTTTCCTGGATATTACCGCTACACACGAGCGTCGCAAAACGATGATCGAAATGGTTAAATCGGTTGCCAGGCAATTAAACATCCCTTTTACCATTGGTGGTGGAATAACCGAAATTGCCGACGCAGAAGCTCTTTTAAACGCCGGTGCCGATAAAATCAGTATCAATTCGGCTGCTGTTCGCAACCCTAAACTGATTAAAGAACTGGCCAAAGCATTTGGCGTTCAATTTGTAGTTTTAGCCGTTGACACCAAACATGTAGATGGGAAGAACATGGTGCACCTGAATGGTGGAAGGCTAATTACTGAACTGGAAACCGAAAACTGGATTAAACAAGCCGAAGATTTAGGTGCAGGAGAAATCCTGTTAACCTCTATGGATCATGATGGTACTAAGGCAGGTTTTGATTGCGGATTGCTGAGTAAGGTAAACCAAATGATTAATATTCCGATTATCGCCTCGGGCGGTGCTGGTAACATGGATCATTTTACCGAAGTTTTCCAAAAAGCAAACGTAGATGCTGCTTTGGCCGCCTCGGTATTTCACTACGGCGAAATTTTGATACCCGATTTAAAACACGAGTTAAGCAGAAACCAGATTCCGGTAAGAATATAA
- the hisA gene encoding 1-(5-phosphoribosyl)-5-[(5-phosphoribosylamino)methylideneamino]imidazole-4-carboxamide isomerase, translating into MYIIPAIDILDGKVVRLREGDYNQKTEYDVSIAEMIEKYRSNGTDFIHIIDLNGAKGDFSNQKSLFEIIKKTEMRVQYGGGIRTIEQVTNLLDAGIHRVIVGTQAITNPDFLPSLSEAFAKKDDYANRIVIAIDVLDEVIKYSGWMESSPIKLMDYVDKCLSLGFFRFLCTDISKDGKLGGAAIDLYEKLLEHSPMIKLIASGGVSSMDDIYELAKYPIRSVVVGKAIYENRITIEEIKEWNLKALSSI; encoded by the coding sequence ATGTATATAATACCTGCTATTGATATTTTGGACGGAAAGGTTGTTCGTTTGCGTGAAGGTGATTACAACCAAAAAACGGAATATGATGTTTCCATTGCCGAGATGATTGAAAAATACCGTTCGAACGGTACAGATTTCATTCATATCATCGACTTGAATGGTGCAAAAGGTGATTTCAGCAACCAGAAGTCACTTTTCGAGATCATTAAGAAAACAGAAATGAGGGTGCAGTATGGCGGCGGAATCCGTACCATTGAGCAGGTTACCAATTTGCTTGATGCAGGTATTCACCGGGTAATTGTGGGTACTCAGGCCATTACCAATCCTGATTTCCTTCCTTCATTAAGCGAAGCTTTCGCCAAAAAAGATGATTACGCAAACCGTATTGTTATTGCAATCGATGTGCTTGACGAAGTGATCAAATACTCGGGCTGGATGGAAAGCTCGCCTATTAAACTAATGGATTATGTAGATAAATGCCTATCGCTGGGCTTCTTCCGTTTCCTGTGTACCGATATCAGCAAAGATGGAAAATTAGGTGGTGCAGCTATCGATTTATATGAAAAACTACTGGAACACTCGCCAATGATTAAATTAATTGCTTCTGGTGGTGTAAGTTCAATGGATGATATTTACGAATTGGCTAAATACCCAATCAGGAGTGTCGTGGTTGGAAAAGCGATTTACGAAAACCGCATCACCATCGAAGAGATTAAAGAATGGAATTTGAAGGCGTTGAGTTCAATCTAA
- the hisH gene encoding imidazole glycerol phosphate synthase subunit HisH — translation MIGIVNYGAGNIFSLTAALDRLNLQYGMVDTEADLEKYSHIIIPGVGHAGAAMEKLKGTGLVEAIKKLSKPVLGICVGMQLITEHSEEGDAALLDIVPVKTKKFDKALNIKIPHMGWNAVSPKNNSLFEGVEDNTQFYFVHSYFIEYNPTFDIASADYGLKFSAAVQKDNFYGVQFHPEKSGKAGELILKNFSNLSL, via the coding sequence ATGATCGGAATAGTAAATTACGGGGCTGGTAATATTTTCTCGCTAACTGCAGCTTTAGATCGCTTAAACCTGCAATATGGCATGGTTGATACAGAAGCTGACCTGGAAAAATATAGCCACATCATCATCCCGGGTGTAGGCCATGCAGGTGCTGCCATGGAAAAACTAAAAGGCACTGGGCTGGTTGAAGCGATTAAAAAGCTTAGCAAACCGGTGTTGGGCATTTGTGTGGGCATGCAGCTGATTACCGAACATTCGGAAGAAGGCGATGCAGCACTCTTAGATATTGTACCGGTAAAGACCAAAAAATTTGATAAAGCGCTGAATATCAAAATCCCACATATGGGATGGAATGCGGTGAGCCCTAAAAACAATTCGCTATTTGAAGGTGTTGAAGATAATACACAATTTTACTTTGTGCATTCGTACTTTATTGAATATAACCCTACTTTTGACATTGCATCTGCTGATTATGGTTTAAAGTTTTCGGCAGCAGTACAAAAAGATAATTTTTACGGCGTTCAGTTCCACCCGGAGAAATCGGGAAAAGCCGGTGAATTAATATTAAAGAATTTTTCAAACTTAAGCTTATAA
- the hisB gene encoding bifunctional histidinol-phosphatase/imidazoleglycerol-phosphate dehydratase HisB: MKKVLFIDRDGTLNIEPDDEQVDSFAKLKFYPRSLYYLSKIASEMDYELVMVTNQDGLGTPSNPEENFWPIHNFMLDTFAGEGVNFSEIVIDRTFAKDNAPTRKPGTALLTKYLNGDYDLKNSYVIGDRLNDVVLAKNLGAKAIFLHQNDALGSTEALDKHETLVDVIILETKKWEDIYNLLKAGSRKISQIRKTNETDITINLDLDGTGKAKIETGLNFFDHMLDQIARHGSVDLEVITKGDLHIDEHHTIEDTGIALGEAFAKGLGNKLGIERYGFCLPMDDCLAQVAIDFGGRNWIVWDAEFKREKVGDMPTEMFYHFFKSFSDAAKCNLNIKAEGDNEHHKIEAIFKAFAKAIKMAVKRDAEKMVLPSTKGLL, translated from the coding sequence ATGAAAAAAGTATTATTTATCGATCGCGATGGTACGTTAAACATCGAACCAGATGACGAACAGGTAGACAGTTTTGCCAAACTAAAGTTTTATCCACGCTCGTTATATTACCTATCGAAAATTGCCAGCGAAATGGATTACGAACTGGTAATGGTAACCAATCAGGATGGACTGGGAACTCCCTCAAACCCGGAAGAAAATTTCTGGCCGATCCACAATTTCATGTTAGATACTTTCGCTGGAGAAGGTGTTAATTTCAGCGAAATTGTAATCGATCGCACTTTTGCAAAAGACAATGCCCCTACCCGTAAACCTGGCACTGCCTTGCTTACTAAATATTTAAACGGCGATTACGATTTAAAAAACTCATACGTAATTGGCGACCGCTTAAATGACGTGGTTTTGGCGAAAAATTTAGGTGCCAAAGCAATTTTCCTCCATCAGAATGATGCACTTGGTTCTACCGAAGCATTGGATAAACACGAAACTTTGGTGGATGTGATTATTCTGGAAACCAAGAAATGGGAAGATATCTATAACCTTTTGAAAGCAGGAAGCCGAAAAATTAGCCAGATCCGCAAAACCAACGAAACCGACATCACCATTAACCTGGATTTAGACGGTACCGGAAAAGCAAAAATTGAAACAGGACTGAACTTTTTCGACCACATGCTTGATCAGATTGCCAGGCACGGAAGCGTAGATTTGGAGGTAATTACCAAAGGCGATTTGCATATTGACGAGCACCACACCATCGAGGACACCGGAATTGCACTGGGCGAGGCTTTTGCTAAAGGTTTAGGCAATAAATTAGGAATTGAACGTTATGGTTTTTGCTTACCAATGGATGATTGCCTGGCACAGGTTGCTATCGATTTTGGTGGAAGAAACTGGATTGTTTGGGATGCAGAGTTTAAGCGCGAAAAAGTGGGCGATATGCCAACTGAAATGTTTTATCATTTCTTTAAGTCGTTTAGCGATGCCGCAAAATGTAACCTGAACATTAAAGCCGAAGGTGATAATGAACACCACAAGATTGAGGCGATTTTTAAAGCATTTGCCAAAGCCATTAAAATGGCGGTAAAGCGCGATGCCGAAAAAATGGTGTTACCAAGCACAAAGGGCCTTTTATAG
- the hisD gene encoding histidinol dehydrogenase, whose protein sequence is MKIYNYKDLSKSKIEGLCSRQIEDDKLVENRVTDIIKSVKEDGDKALFNFAKTFDKVELEKLFLDAAELKTIAAGIPAEAKKAIDVAYQNIKNFHLSQLKTEEKVETMPGVVCWREARAIEKVGLYIPGGTAVLPSTFLMLATPALLAGCKEIIVCSPPQQDGKTNCYLAYCAVLLGIEKIFMIGGAQAVAAMAFGTETVPQVYKIFGPGNRYVTTAKTMVQNKVAIDMPAGPSEVLVVADETAIPSFVAADLLAQAEHGTDSQAILVSTSNQIIAKTLKEVEKQLAILPRKEIATKAIDNSYAVLTDNIELAIQFSNEYAPEHLILATEQYQKLIPLITNAGSVFLGNLTPESAGDYASGTNHTLPTSGFAKAYSGVSVDAFIKKITFQHLSTEGLNNIGTTVETLAAAEGLEAHKNAVSIRLGFESGT, encoded by the coding sequence TTGAAAATCTACAATTATAAGGATTTATCTAAATCAAAAATTGAAGGACTTTGTTCCAGACAGATTGAAGACGATAAACTGGTTGAAAACCGTGTTACCGACATCATAAAATCGGTAAAAGAGGATGGAGACAAAGCCCTTTTTAATTTTGCAAAAACCTTTGATAAGGTTGAACTGGAAAAGCTTTTTCTGGATGCCGCAGAATTAAAAACCATCGCAGCTGGCATCCCGGCCGAAGCAAAAAAAGCTATCGACGTGGCCTACCAGAACATCAAAAACTTTCACCTTTCGCAATTAAAAACAGAGGAGAAAGTAGAGACTATGCCTGGTGTAGTTTGCTGGCGCGAAGCAAGGGCAATTGAAAAGGTTGGACTTTATATTCCGGGTGGGACCGCAGTTTTACCGAGCACCTTTTTAATGCTGGCTACACCAGCACTTCTTGCGGGCTGTAAAGAAATAATTGTATGCTCGCCACCACAGCAGGATGGCAAAACAAATTGCTACCTGGCTTATTGCGCTGTGCTGCTTGGTATCGAAAAAATATTCATGATTGGTGGTGCACAAGCCGTAGCTGCAATGGCTTTCGGAACCGAAACAGTGCCACAGGTATATAAGATATTTGGCCCCGGCAACCGCTATGTAACCACTGCGAAAACCATGGTACAAAACAAAGTGGCTATCGACATGCCCGCTGGCCCATCGGAAGTACTGGTAGTAGCCGATGAGACTGCCATTCCGTCATTTGTTGCTGCAGATCTGCTTGCGCAAGCCGAACATGGAACTGATAGTCAGGCCATACTGGTTTCTACTTCAAATCAAATCATAGCCAAAACGCTTAAAGAAGTTGAAAAACAGCTTGCTATTCTACCCAGAAAGGAAATAGCTACCAAAGCAATTGATAATTCTTACGCTGTTTTAACTGATAATATTGAACTTGCCATACAGTTTTCAAACGAATATGCGCCCGAACACCTGATATTGGCAACTGAGCAGTACCAAAAGCTTATTCCGTTGATTACCAATGCAGGATCGGTATTTTTAGGTAACCTAACACCCGAAAGTGCAGGCGATTATGCCTCTGGCACGAACCATACTTTACCTACCAGCGGCTTCGCAAAAGCATATTCGGGCGTTTCTGTCGATGCTTTTATTAAGAAAATTACTTTTCAGCACCTGTCAACCGAAGGTTTAAACAACATTGGTACAACTGTTGAAACACTTGCTGCTGCAGAAGGATTGGAGGCACATAAGAATGCAGTGAGTATCAGATTGGGTTTTGAGTCGGGAACCTGA
- the hisG gene encoding ATP phosphoribosyltransferase — protein sequence MKTLKIAIQKSGRLNEKSVEILKNCGLAFENYKSSLISTVTNFPLEILFLRDDDIPEYVQDGIADLGIVGENVIVETKAEVDYLQKLGFGKCTLKIAVQATSTIQNLEELNGKAVATSYPVILEKFLTEKGIKSDIRTISGSVEIGPGLGLSDAIFDIVSTGGTLKSNGLKPFADVMQSEAVLIGNKSIADNPEVAELLQRIRSVLSAKSNKYVVLNVSKDNLQKVVDLLPGVKSPTVVPLFEPNWVAVHSVIAEADFWDKINNLKAAGAEGILVMPIEKIIK from the coding sequence TTGAAAACACTTAAAATTGCTATCCAGAAATCGGGTAGGTTAAACGAAAAATCTGTAGAAATCCTTAAAAACTGTGGTTTAGCATTCGAAAACTACAAAAGTTCACTCATTTCAACAGTTACCAATTTCCCTTTAGAAATTCTTTTCCTCCGCGATGACGATATTCCAGAATACGTACAGGATGGTATTGCCGATCTGGGCATTGTTGGCGAAAACGTAATCGTAGAAACCAAAGCCGAGGTTGACTATCTTCAGAAACTGGGTTTTGGAAAATGCACCTTAAAAATTGCTGTTCAGGCCACCAGCACCATTCAAAATTTAGAAGAGTTAAATGGTAAAGCTGTAGCAACTTCTTACCCGGTAATTCTCGAAAAATTCTTAACAGAAAAAGGCATTAAATCTGATATCAGAACCATCTCCGGCTCTGTAGAAATTGGTCCGGGTTTAGGTCTAAGTGATGCGATTTTTGATATCGTTTCTACCGGCGGAACATTAAAGAGCAACGGACTAAAACCATTCGCAGATGTAATGCAATCGGAAGCGGTTTTAATCGGAAACAAATCGATAGCCGACAATCCTGAAGTGGCAGAATTACTGCAAAGGATCCGCTCGGTACTCAGTGCAAAATCGAACAAATATGTAGTACTGAATGTATCAAAAGATAACCTTCAAAAAGTAGTCGATTTACTTCCAGGTGTTAAAAGCCCAACGGTAGTTCCGCTCTTCGAACCGAACTGGGTAGCCGTACATTCGGTAATTGCTGAAGCCGATTTCTGGGATAAAATAAACAACTTAAAAGCAGCCGGCGCAGAAGGTATTTTAGTAATGCCAATTGAGAAAATAATCAAATAA